A genomic region of Glycine max cultivar Williams 82 chromosome 15, Glycine_max_v4.0, whole genome shotgun sequence contains the following coding sequences:
- the LOC100784469 gene encoding uncharacterized protein, whose protein sequence is MEAGVGGGRVGGACDNEISDGMQCMNHPHNNSNNNPGGICAFCLQDKLRNLLSSSPPLSSSSSPSPSFTPPPPPSVKTDHDHNTRSRLPFLVPKKNNNKKPSSYTNISSSANIIFKRSKSTATPKRNQFLEEKDFSPRKRNGFWSFLYPSSSKEAKSFGPNGKYRGKCLGKKSDHVIIVEEDKCLSSSSSSSSKVSRSRSVGCGSRSFSSDFFERISSGLGDCTLRRVESQREGGKPKLAASANTMNHCMKERVRCGGIFSGFVMNSSSSTTSSSSWVSSSVDDGRGRSWGWAFASPMRAFTTKGSPPSSSSKRDASDKNNATPNLSAIPTLLTVRG, encoded by the coding sequence ATGGAAGCAGGAGTAGGAGGAGGAAGGGTAGGTGGTGCATGCGACAACGAAATTAGCGACGGAATGCAATGCATGAACCACCctcacaacaacagcaacaacaatccCGGTGGGATTTGCGCCTTCTGTCTCCAAGATAAACTCCGCAaccttctctcttcttcacctCCTCTTTCTTCCTCGTCTTCTCCTTCCCCTTCTTTCACTCCTCCACCTCCTCCCTCTGTTAAAACCGACCACGACCACAACACGCGCTCTCGCCTCCCCTTCCTCGTACCcaagaaaaacaacaacaaaaaacccTCCTCCTACACCAACATTTCTTCATCAGCTAATATcattttcaaacgcagcaagtCCACTGCCACACCCAAAAGGAACCAGTTTCTCGAGGAGAAGGACTTCAGTCCCAGAAAAAGAAACGGTTTTTGGTCTTTCCTCTATCCTTCTTCTTCAAAGGAAGCTAAGAGCTTTGGTCCAAATGGTAAGTACAGAGGCAAGTGCTTGGGAAAAAAGAGTGATCACGTGATTATTGTGGAAGAGGACAAGTGTTTgagctcttcttcttcttcttcttctaaggTTTCGAGATCTAGATCTGTTGGGTGTGGTAGCAGAAGCTTCTCCAGTGATTTCTTCGAGAGGATCTCTTCTGGCCTCGGCGACTGCACTCTACGGAGAGTGGAGTCTCAGCGTGAAGGAGGAAAACCTAAGCTAGCTGCTTCTGCTAATACTATGAACCATTGCATGAAGGAAAGAGTGAGATGTGGAGGAATATTCAGTGGCTTCGTTATGAATTCGTCTTCATCAACAACGTCTTCTTCGTCTTGGgtttcttcttctgttgatGATGGCAGAGGAAGGAGTTGGGGTTGGGCGTTTGCTAGTCCTATGAGAGCTTTCACCACCAAAGGGtctcctccttcttcttcttcgaagAGAGATGCTTCTGATAAGAACAACGCCACGCCTAACTTATCAGCCATTCCTACCTTGCTCACTGTTAGAGGctga